A window from Mogibacterium neglectum encodes these proteins:
- a CDS encoding SpoIIE family protein phosphatase codes for MNDLSIDIGYKSINHFGEPLCGDTVAVAQQSNGDKIVVLADGLRSGVKASILSTLTSKIISTMMAEGMSLEECVHTIAATLPISSEYDVAYSTFTIMHIKDSEKLELIQYENPRVILIRDFVATEYEMIEHVIDGKKIYRSEVKLQEDDIFIAMSDGCPGANSELSYNKEWTESDIASFMETIAPVGYPAKTLATILVEECNKLYKGKPIDDATACILRVIKRTQVNLLFGPPANREDCDRMMSLFFSKAGKHIICGGTTASIAADYLGKPIRTNRVNPSLGGPPMSEIEGVELVTEGIVTIDHVVKNARDYLANDEGFAEWSVSHDAASLVSRTLFEEATDINFFVGRAVNPAHQEADMPLNFSVKMNMIEELSASLEKMGKRVKVSYF; via the coding sequence ATGAACGATCTCAGTATAGATATCGGTTACAAGAGTATTAATCACTTCGGTGAACCGCTTTGCGGTGATACAGTTGCAGTTGCGCAACAGTCGAATGGTGATAAAATCGTGGTTCTCGCTGACGGACTTCGAAGCGGTGTAAAAGCGAGTATCCTGTCTACACTGACTTCTAAAATCATTTCTACGATGATGGCAGAAGGAATGTCACTCGAAGAGTGCGTACACACTATTGCTGCGACTCTTCCAATAAGCTCCGAGTATGATGTAGCCTATTCGACATTTACGATTATGCACATCAAAGATAGCGAAAAACTTGAGCTTATCCAGTATGAGAATCCAAGGGTAATTCTTATCAGGGATTTTGTTGCAACTGAATACGAGATGATAGAGCATGTAATAGACGGCAAAAAGATTTATCGCTCTGAGGTTAAACTGCAAGAAGATGATATATTCATCGCTATGAGCGATGGCTGTCCAGGTGCAAATTCAGAGCTATCATATAACAAGGAGTGGACGGAGTCAGATATAGCTTCGTTCATGGAAACTATCGCGCCTGTTGGATATCCGGCCAAGACCTTGGCAACTATCCTCGTCGAGGAATGTAATAAGCTATACAAGGGTAAGCCGATTGATGATGCAACCGCTTGTATACTTAGAGTTATAAAACGTACACAGGTCAATCTGCTGTTCGGTCCGCCTGCAAATCGCGAAGACTGCGACCGCATGATGTCATTATTCTTCTCGAAGGCGGGAAAGCATATCATCTGCGGAGGCACAACTGCTTCAATTGCAGCTGACTACCTAGGTAAACCAATCAGGACTAATAGGGTGAATCCAAGCCTAGGTGGACCACCGATGTCAGAGATCGAGGGAGTAGAGCTTGTCACTGAAGGAATCGTTACAATCGATCACGTGGTGAAAAATGCTCGTGATTATCTTGCAAATGACGAGGGCTTCGCAGAGTGGAGTGTCTCGCACGATGCGGCCTCTCTCGTTAGCCGTACGCTATTTGAAGAGGCTACTGACATCAATTTCTTCGTAGGAAGAGCTGTAAACCCAGCACATCAGGAGGCGGATATGCCGCTCAATTTCAGTGTTAAGATGAATATGATAGAGGAGCTTTCGGCTTCCCTCGAGAAGATGGGGAAACGCGTAAAGGTGAGTTATTTCTAA
- a CDS encoding replication-associated recombination protein A, protein MEQISIFENENTKDEPLAARMRPRDLGEFAGQQHLVGEGKILSKLIESDKVPSMIFWGPPGVGKTTLAQIIASKTKANFITFSAVTSGIKEIRTVMQQADRYTRFGEKTIVFIDEIHRFNKAQQDAFLPFVEKGSITLIGATTENPYFEVNGALLSRCKVFVLKNLETRDIEQLIRRAIGDPRGFGGERINITDDMIHMIAEFANGDARSSLTTLEMVILNGDIKADGTIDITMESLEQCISKKSLLYDKNGEEHYNIISALHKSMRNSDADAAVYWLARMLEAGEDPLYVARRVARFASEDVGLADPRAIEIAIAAYQACHFIGMPECSVHLTEAVIYMALAPKSNAMEVAYFAARDDAQKHMAEPVPFNIRNAPTSLMKDLGYGKGYKYAHDYEDKITSMQCLPDSLVEREYYKPTEQGVEGKFKERLKNIKEWKKSHK, encoded by the coding sequence ATGGAACAGATATCGATATTTGAAAATGAGAATACTAAGGATGAGCCTTTAGCTGCTCGTATGAGACCAAGAGACCTCGGTGAATTCGCAGGTCAGCAGCACCTAGTTGGTGAGGGCAAAATCCTCAGCAAGCTTATTGAGTCCGATAAGGTGCCGTCGATGATTTTCTGGGGACCGCCCGGGGTTGGAAAGACGACACTTGCACAGATTATCGCTAGCAAAACAAAGGCGAATTTCATAACTTTCTCTGCTGTAACTAGTGGCATTAAGGAAATACGCACAGTTATGCAGCAGGCAGATAGGTATACGAGATTCGGTGAGAAAACGATAGTCTTTATTGACGAGATTCACAGATTCAACAAGGCGCAGCAGGATGCGTTTCTACCTTTTGTTGAAAAGGGCAGCATCACTTTGATTGGGGCAACTACTGAAAACCCGTATTTTGAGGTGAATGGAGCGCTTTTATCTCGCTGCAAGGTTTTCGTGCTTAAGAATCTAGAAACTCGTGATATAGAGCAGCTCATAAGGCGAGCAATAGGTGACCCTCGAGGTTTCGGCGGCGAGAGAATTAATATCACTGATGATATGATTCACATGATTGCAGAGTTTGCCAATGGAGATGCGAGAAGCTCACTGACCACTTTGGAGATGGTAATACTAAATGGTGATATCAAGGCTGATGGAACTATAGATATAACGATGGAGTCACTCGAGCAGTGTATATCTAAGAAGTCACTGCTCTACGACAAGAATGGCGAGGAGCATTACAACATCATCTCGGCGCTTCATAAGTCGATGAGAAATTCGGATGCCGACGCAGCCGTATACTGGCTTGCGAGGATGCTTGAGGCGGGAGAAGATCCGCTCTATGTGGCTAGGCGTGTTGCTAGATTCGCCTCGGAAGATGTAGGACTTGCAGACCCTCGGGCAATTGAGATAGCGATAGCAGCTTATCAGGCTTGTCACTTTATAGGCATGCCTGAGTGTTCGGTACATCTTACGGAAGCAGTGATTTATATGGCGCTGGCACCTAAATCTAATGCCATGGAAGTGGCTTACTTTGCAGCAAGGGATGATGCACAGAAGCACATGGCAGAACCAGTGCCGTTCAACATTAGAAATGCTCCAACTTCTCTTATGAAAGATCTCGGATACGGCAAGGGGTACAAATACGCTCATGATTACGAAGACAAGATTACGTCCATGCAGTGTCTTCCGGATTCGTTAGTTGAGCGCGAGTACTATAAACCGACTGAACAGGGTGTTGAAGGGAAATTCAAGGAACGCCTGAAGAACATCAAGGAGTGGAAGAAGTCACATAAGTAA